From the Anopheles coustani chromosome X, idAnoCousDA_361_x.2, whole genome shotgun sequence genome, one window contains:
- the LOC131269493 gene encoding plexin-A2 isoform X2, giving the protein MERFQSYGIILIILIGVLCVQPQANHNFPSKGNHNATDLSSRLVSQIVFNSTLNHLAVDRSTGSVYVGAVNKLYQISNDLNILTAVTTGPQNDSYECTILECPGGAVKQPMDNVNKVLLIDSNAKNLIVCGSLFQGICHIRNLHNISIVDQEVLEAVVANTANASTVAFIAPGPPLPSASTENNVLYVAVTFTGNSPYRSEIPAVSSRSLARDRLFQLAASAVTTGTRVFVNNYARETYIINYVYGFSSERFSYFLTTQYKSSSHYASKERITKLVRICQDDSHYHSYTEIPVDCTSKDGTKFKTVSAAYVGKPGHELAQSLEITPNDDVLFAVFDATTVNRSALCVYSLKAIRKKFMHNIKKCYNGEGLRGLDYISQNMACIATKLQTIGEDFCGLDVNSPLGGEQAVASLAVILSEERMTSVAVTATSNFTVVFIGTETGQLKKIVMESSTSAMQYAMMNVDLGSPIQPDMYLDPEHDDLYLMSKYKLFKIRIYDCSVYTTCHACLSAKDPFCGWCSLENKCSRKYECQDSSKDPLSWLSYKSGKCTTITSVTPHQLQRTTARTLELIIENLPNLKEPLVCAFTFASMEKPIITNATKKRNGVNCTTPRTDLLPQIGYGENHFNATLSIKTSQGPDIVSTTFTFFDCSTHLSCTQCVSSKFPCDWCVEAHRCTHDTAENCRNDILVTGISRIGPSYRSGPGFCPTINVTGDGSEILVPAGSKKSVKVKVHIIGQFIVQTRFVCQFNVEGRVTSVNAQLLGDTIYCDAMEFTYTAKTPKLNATFAVIWGGSKPLDNPNNIHVVIYRCRDMSDSCGVCLALDEKYKCGWCSSSNTCEVEDQCGISGKVEGQNKTDWLNNQQTCPNPEIHSFDPKTGPWEGGTNITIRGINLGKKFEDVYGGIKIAGIDCMPFRELYVQTKEIVCSVDGPGVKTHRSGRVVVQISDFRGESANDFEFVDPEIENFEPKHGPIAGGTTIKIIGKYLNTGSRVRALLDQHPCEILSTNDREATCRTTAVPNQMQGKLKMVFDNGVRELNGDLFEYVPNPYIEYVTSGDIGQSKTAKGIPAGGIKMAVHGRNFGSIQRPQIYVYYDGQISLNECITINPQLMECYSPKIDLQDDDPFRNSDEPLKLEYGFIMNDVMSVRNLSSKRNTYFELYPNPTYQKFDEVKLFNSEYLTINGKNLDRACKESDVVVKIGDNAVCNITSLSRQQVTCRPPMDPDAKKVHVKVLVGNSLQFDIGYMVYSSAGILTSFSSNTITWFVVVGIAVFLSIFVALVVAYRKKTSENNRVLKNMQEQMDILELRVAAECKEAFAELQTEMTDLGGDITSGGIPYLDYRTYAMKILFPNHDDHVVLQWEKPELLRKEKGLRLFGQLVMNKTFLLLFIRTLESNRYFSMRERVNVASLIMVTLQSKLEYCTDILKTLLAELIEKCIDGKSHPKLLLRRTESVAEKMLSAWFTFLLYKFLKECAGEPLYMLFRAVKGQIDKGPVDAITHEARYSLSEEKLIRQMIEFKVITVYASITQPPILCNNIEMIPTNTENIPVKVLDCDSIGQVKEKCLDTIYKAIPWSQRPRKEDLDLEWRTGATGRLILYDEDASSKTDGEWKKLNTLHHYRVSEGSCLSLVPKESSIYNITLLGEKYSEKIPNRAGSPMNVDLQENSLKYWHLVKHHDSDGSKEGERVNKMVSEIYLTRLLATKGTLQKFVDDLFETIFSTAHRGSALPLAIKYMFDFLDDQALLHGITDPEVVHTWKSNSLPLRFWVNLIKNPNFVFDIHKSNIVDSCLSVVAQTFMDSCSTSDHRLGKDSPSSKLLYAKDIPSYREWVERYYNDIREMSAISDQDMNAMLAEESRLHLTEFNTNCALHELYQYAVKYNEQLTVTLEEDEFSQKQRLAFKLEQVHSIMSAE; this is encoded by the exons ATGGAGCGGTTCCAGAGCTACggcatcatcctcatcatcctcATCGGCGTACTCTGTGTCCAACCGCAGGCCAATCATAATTTCCCATCGAAGGGAAACCACAATGCCACAGACCTTAGCAGTCGACTAGTTAGTCAAATAGTTTTTAATTCTACACTCAACCACCTGGCGGTGGACCGAAGCACTGGAAGT GTCTACGTCGGAGCGGTGAACAAACTATATCAGATATCAAATGATCTGAACATCCTGACGGCCGTCACGACCGGGCCGCAGAATGACTCGTACGAGTGTACGATCCTGGAGTGTCCGGGTGGCGCCGTCAAGCAGCCGATGGACAACGTAAACAAGGTGCTGCTGATCGACAGCAACGCGAAGAACCTGATCGTGTGCGGCTCGCTGTTCCAGGGCATCTGCCACATACGCAACCTGCACAACATCAGCATCGTCGACCAGGAGGTGCtggaggcggtggtggcgaACACGGCGAACGCCAGCACGGTCGCGTTCATTGCGCCCGGCCCGCCACTGCCGTCCGCGTCGACGGAGAACAACGTGCTGTACGTGGCGGTCACGTTCACCGGCAACTCGCCGTACCGCAGCGAGATACCGGCGGTGTCGTCGCGTAGTCTCGCCCGCGACCGGCTGTTCCAGCTGGCGGCGAGCGCCGTCACAACCGGCACGCGCGTCTTCGTCAACAACTACGCGCGCGAAACGTACATCATCAACTACGTGTACGGCTTCAGCTCGGAGCGGTTCTCGTACTTCCTCACGACGCAGTACAAGAGCAGCTCACACTACGCTTCGAAGGAGCGCATCACGAAGCTGGTGCGCATCTGCCAGGACGACTCGCACTACCACTCGTACACGGAGATCCCGGTCGACTGCACGAGCAAGGACGGCACCAAGTTCAAGACGGTGAGCGCCGCGTACGTGGGCAAACCGGGCCACGAGCTGGCCCAGAGCCTCGAGATCACGCCGAACGACGACGTACTGTTCGCCGTGTTCGATGCGACCACCGTCAACCGGTCGGCGCTGTGCGTGTACTCGCTGAAGGCGATCCGCAAGAAGTTCATGCACAACATCAAGAAGTGCTACAACGGGGAGGGTCTGCGCGGGCTCGACTACATCTCGCAGAATATGGCGTGCATCGCGACCAAGCTGCAGACGATCGGCGAGGACTTCTGCGGGCTGGACGTGAACTCGCCGCTCGGTGGGGAGCAGGCGGTAGCCTCGCTCGCCGTCATACTGTCCGAGGAGCGCATGACCTCGGTGGCGGTGACGGCCACGTCCAACTTCACGGTCGTGTTCATCGGCACCGAGACGGGCCAGCTGAAGAAGATCGTCATGGAGTCGTCCACCTCCGCCATGCAGTACGCGATGATGAACGTCGATCTCGGCTCGCCGATCCAGCCGGACATGTACCTCGACCCGGAGCACGACGACCTGTACTTGATGTCCAAGTACAAGCTGTTCAAGATCCGCATCTACGACTGCTCGGTCTACACCACCTGCCACGCCTGCTTGTCGGCGAAGGACCCGTTCTGCGGCTGGTGCTCGCTCGAGAACAAGTGCAGCCGGAAGTACGAGTGCCAGGACAGCTCGAAGGATCCGCTCTCGTGGCTCAGCTACAAGTCGGGCAAGTGTACCACCATCACGAGCGTTACGCCGCACCAGCTGCAGCGCACCACCGCCCGCACGCTCGAGCTCATCATCGAAAACCTACCGAATCTGAAGGAACCGCTCGTGTGTGCCTTCACCTTCGCCAGCATGGAGAAGCCCATCATCACGAACGCGACCAAGAAGCGCAACGGCGTCAACTGCACAACACCACGGACCGATCTGCTCCCACAAATTGGCTACGGAGAGA ACCACTTCAATGCAACGCTCTCGATCAAGACATCCCAAGGACCGGACATCGTATCGACGACGTTCACCTTCTTCGACTGCAGCACCCACTTGTCGTGCACACAGTGCGTTTCGTCCAAGTTCCCGTGTGACTGGTGCGTGGAGGCGCACCGGTGCACGCACGACACCGCGGAGAACTGCCGCAATGACATCCTGGTGACCGGCATCAGCCGCATCGGACCGAGCTACCGCTCCGGGCCCGGCTTCTGCCCGACGATCAACGTGACCGGCGACGGCTCGGAGATCCTGGTGCCGGCCGGCTCGAAGAAGTCGGTCAAGGTGAAGGTGCACATCATCGGCCAGTTCATCGTGCAGACGCGCTTTGTGTGCCAGTTCAACGTCGAGGGCCGCGTGACGAGCGTCAACGCGCAGCTGCTCGGCGACACCATCTACTGCGACGCGATGGAGTTCACCTACACCGCCAAGACACCCAAGCTGAACGCGACCTTCGCGGTCATCTGGGGTGGCTCGAAGCCGCTGGACAATCCGAACAACATACACG TTGTCATTTACCGCTGTCGGGACATGTCGGACAGCTGCGGCGTGTGCCTGGCGCTGGATGAGAAGTACAAGTGCGGTTGGTGTTCGTCGTCCAATACGTGCGAGGTGGAGGACCAGTGCGGCATCTCTGGAAAGGTGGAGGGCCAAAACAAGACCGACTGGCTGAACAACCAGCAGACGTGCCCGAACCCGGAGATCCACTCGTTCGATCCGAAAACGGGCCCGTGGGAGGGCGGCACCAACATCACCATCCGCGGCATCAACCTGGGCAAGAAGTTCGAGGACGTGTACGGCGGCATCAAGATCGCCGGCATCGACTGCATGCCGTTCCGGGAGCTGTACGTGCAGACGAAGGAGATCGTGTGCAGCGTGGACGGGCCGGGCGTCAAGACCCATCGGTCCGGGCGCGTCGTGGTGCAGATTTCCGACTTCCGCGGCGAGTCGGCGAACGACTTCGAGTTCGTCGATCCGGAAATCGAGAACTTCGAGCCAAAGCACGGACCGATCGCGGGCGGCACCACGATCAAGATTATCGGCAAGTACCTCAACACGGGCAGCCGCGTGCGGGCGCTGCTCGATCAGCACCCGTGCGAGATCCTCAGCACCAACGACCGGGAGGCAACTTGCCGGACCACCGCCGTGCCCAACCAGATGCAGGGCAAGCTGAAGATGGTGTTCGACAACGGGGTGCGCGAGCTCAACGGCGACCTGTTCGAGTACGTGCCGAACCCGTACATCGAGTACGTCACTTCCGGTGACATCGGGCAGAGCAAAACGGCAAAAG gTATTCCGGCCGGTGGCATTAAAATGGCGGTGCACGGGCGAAACTTTGGCTCAATACAGCGACCGCAGATCTACGTGTATTACGACGGGCAGATCTCGCTGAACGAGTGCATCACCATCAATCCGCAGCTGATGGAGTGCTACTCGCCCAAGATTGACCTGCAGGACGACGATCCGTTCCGGAACTCGGACGAACCGCTCAAGCTCGAGTACGGCTTCATCATGAACGACGTGATGAGCGTGCGCAACCTTTCGTCCAAGAGGAACACCTACTTCGAGCTGTACCCGAACCCGACGTACCAGAAGTTCGACGAGGTGAAGCTCTTCAACAGCGAGTACCTGACGATCAACGGCAAGAATCTGGATCGGGCGTGCAAGGAGAGCGACGTGGTGGTGAAGATCGGCGACAATGCGGTGTGCAACATCACGTCGCTGTCGCGCCAGCAGGTCACCTGCCGTCCGCCGATGGATCCGGACGCGAAGAAGGTGCACGTGAAGGTGCTGGTCGGCAACTCGCTGCAGTTTGACATCGGCTACATGGTGTACTCGTCGGCAGGCATTCTGACCAGCTTCAGCAGCAATACGATCACGTGGTTCGTGGTCGTCGGCATTGCGGTGTTCCTTTCGATCTTCGTCGCGCTCGTCGTGGCGTACCGGAAGAAGACTAGCGAGAACAACCGCGTGCTGAAGAACATGCAGGAGCAGATGGACATCCTCGAGCTGCGGGTGGCGGCGGAGTGCAAGGAGGCGTTCGCCGAGCTGCAGACGGAGATGACGGACCTCGGCGGCGACATCACGTCCGGCGGTATCCCCTATCTCGACTATCGCACGTACGCGATGAAGATTCTCTTCCCGAACCACGACGACCACGTGGTGCTGCAGTGGGAGAAGCCGGAGCTGCTGCGCAAGGAGAAGGGCCTGCGCCTGTTTGGCCAGCTGGTGATGAACAAAACGTTCCTGCTGCTCTTCATTCGGACGCTCGAGAGCAATCGCTACTTTTCGATGCGTGAGCGCGTGAACGTCGCGTCGCTGATCATGGTGACGCTGCAGAGCAAGCTCGAGTACTGCACCGACATCCTGAAGACGCTGCTGGCCGAGCTGATCGAGAAGTGCATCGACGGGAAGTCGCACccgaagctgctgctgcgccgCACCGAGTCGGTCGCGGAGAAGATGCTGTCGGCGTGGTTCACCTTCCTGCTGTACAAGTTTCTGAAGGAGTGCGCCGGCGAGCCGCTGTACATGCTGTTCCGCGCGGTCAAGGGCCAGATCGACAAGGGTCCGGTGGACGCGATCACGCACGAGGCGCGCTACTCGCTGAGCGAGGAAAAGCTGATCCGGCAGATGATCGAGTTCAAGGTGATCACGGTGTACGCGAGCATCACCCAGCCGCCGATCCTGTGCAATAATATCGAGATGATTCCAACAAATACAGAAAACATTCCGGTGAAGGTGCTCGACTGCGATAGCATCGGCCAGGTGAAGGAGAAGTGCCTCGACACGATCTACAAGGCGATCCCGTGGAGCCAGCGGCCGCGCAAGGAGGACCTCGACCTCGAGTGGCGCACCGGCGCCACCGGGCGCCTCATCCTGTACGACGAGGACGCCTCGTCCAAGACCGACGGCGAGTGGAAGAAGCTGAACACGCTGCACCACTACCGCGTCAGCGAGGGATCCTGCCTCAGCCTGGTGCCGAAGGAGAGCTCCATCTACAATATCACGCTGCTCGGCGAGAAGTACTCGGAGAAGATCCCCAA TCGCGCCGGCAGCCCCATGAACGTCGACCTGCAGGAGAACAGCCTCAAGTACTGGCACCTGGTGAAGCACCACGATAGCGACGGCTCCAAGGAAGGCGAGCGGGTGAACAAGATGGTTTCCGAGATCTATCTCACTCGGCTGCTAGCCACCAAG GGCACGTTGCAAAAGTTCGTCGACGATCTGTTCGAAACCATCTTCAGCACGGCTCACCGCGGCTCCGCACTGCCCCTAGCAATAAAGTACATGTTTGATTTTCTAGACGATCAAGCGCTTTTACATGGAATTACCGATCCGGAGGTTGTGCATACCTGGAAGAGTAACAGTTTACCGTTGCG TTTCTGGGTGAATCTCATAAAAAATCCTAATTTCGTATTCGATATTCATAAGTCCAACATCGTGGACTCTTGCCTTTCGGTTGTGGCTCAAACCTTCATGGATTCGTGTTCTACGTCGGATCATAGGCTAG GGAAAGATTCGCCCAGCTCAAAGCTTTTGTACGCTAAGGATATTCCATCGTATCGCGAGTGGGTCGAGCGTTACTACAACGATATCCGGGAGATGTCCGCCATCTCCGACCAGGATATGAATGCGATGCTCGCCGAAGAATCTAGG TTGCACTTGACCGAATTTAATACCAACTGCGCCCTACATGAGCTTTATCAGTACGCGGTAAAATACAACGAGCAACTGACTGTCACCCTCGAGGAAGATGAATTCTCCCAGAAGCAGCGGTTGGCTTTCAAGCTTGAGCAGGTGCACAGTATCATGTCCGCGGAGTGA